The proteins below come from a single Mustela erminea isolate mMusErm1 chromosome 14, mMusErm1.Pri, whole genome shotgun sequence genomic window:
- the LOC116572969 gene encoding 60S ribosomal protein L23a-like, with protein MAPKAKKEAPAPPKAEAKAKALKAKKEVLKGVHSDKKKKIRTSPTFRRPKTLCLRRQPKYSRKSAPRRNKLDHYAIIKFPLTTESAMKKIEDNNTLVFIVDVKANKHQIKQAVKKLYDIDVAKVNTLIRPDVEKKAYVRLAPDYDALDVANKIGII; from the coding sequence ATGGCGCcgaaagctaagaaggaagcccctgcccctcccaaagccgaagccaaagcaaaggctctgaaagccaagaaagaggtgctgaaaggcgtccacagtgacaaaaaaaagaagatccgcaCATCACCTACGTTCCGACGACCCAAGACTCTGTGTCTCCGAAGGCAACCCAAATACTCTCGAAAGAgcgcccccaggagaaacaagcttgaccactatgccatcatcaagttccccctgactactgagtcagccatgaagaaaatagaagacaacaacacacttgtgttcattgtggatgtcaaggccaacaagcaccagatcaaacaggctgtgaagaagctctatgacattgatgtagccaaggtcaacaccttaatcaggcctgatgtagagaagaaggcatacgttcggctggcccctgactatgatgctttggatgttgccaacaaaattgggatcatctaa
- the PGAM1 gene encoding phosphoglycerate mutase 1, translating to MAAYKLVLIRHGESAWNLENRFSGWYDADLSPAGHEEAKRGGQALRDAGYEFDICFTSVQKRAIRTLWTVLDAIDQMWLPVVRTWRLNERHYGGLTGLNKAETAAKHGEAQVKIWRRSYDVPPPPMEPDHPFYSNISKDRRYADLTEDQLPSCESLKDTIARALPFWNEEIVPQIKEGKRVLIAAHGNSLRGIVKHLEGLSEEAIMELNLPTGIPIVYELDKNLKPIKPMQFLGDEETVRKAMEAVAAQGKAKK from the exons ATGGCTGCCTATAAGCTGGTGCTGATCCGGCACGGCGAGAGCGCTTGGAACCTGGAGAACCGCTTCAGCGGCTGGTACGACGCCGATCTGAGCCCGGCCGGGCACGAGGAGGCGAAGCGCGGCGGGCAGGCGCTGCGAG ATGCTGGCTATGAGTTTGACATATGCTTCACCTCAGTGCAGAAGAGAGCAATTCGGACTCTCTGGACAGTGCTGGATGCCATTGACCAAATGTGGCTGCCAGTAGTGAGGACTTGGCGCCTCAATGAGCGGCACTATGGGGGTCTGACTGGTCTGAACAAAGCAGAAACTGCTGCCAAGCATGGCGAGGCCCAGGTGAAGATCTGGAGGCGTTCCTATGATGTCCCACCACCTCCAATGGAACCTGACCATCCCTTCTACAGCAACATCAGTAAG gaTCGAAGGTATGCAGACCTCACTGAAGATCAGCTACCCTCCTGTGAGAGTCTGAAGGACACAATTGCCAGAGCTCTGCCCTTTTGGAATGAAGAAATAGTTCCCCAGATTAAGGAGGGGAAACGAGTACTGATTGCAGCCCATGGCAACAGCCTTCGGGGCATTGTCAAGCATCTGGAGG GTCTTTCCGAAGAGGCTATCATGGAACTGAACCTTCCAACAGGCATTCCCATAGTCTATGAATTGGACAAGAACTTGAAGCCCATCAAGCCCATGCAGTTCCTGGGGGATGAAGAGACCGTGCGTAAAGCCATGGAAGCTGTGGCTGCCCAGGGCAAGGCCAAAAagtga
- the EXOSC1 gene encoding exosome complex component CSL4 has product MRSRRRFPPLAVMAPPVRYCIPGERLCNLEEGSPGSGTYTRHGYIFSSLAGCLTKSSENGALPVISVMRETESQLLPDVGAIVTCKVSSINSRFAKVHILYVGSTPLKNSFRGTIRKEDVRATEKDKVEIYKSFRPGDIVLAKVISLGDAQSNYLLTTAENELGVVVAHSESGVQMVPISWCEMQCPKTHTKEFRKVARVQPEFLQT; this is encoded by the exons ATGAGAAGTCGACGTCGTTTCCCTCCACTAGCAGTCATGGCGCCACCCGTGAGGTACTGCATTCCCG GCGAACGTCTGTGTAACTTGGAGGAGGGCAGCCCGGGCAGCGGCACTTACACCCGACACGGCTACATCTTTTCTTCGCTGGCTGGCTGCCTGACGAAGAGCAGCGAGAACGGCGCG CTTCCAGTCATTTCTGTAatgagagaaacagaatcccAACTACTACCGGATGTGGGGGCTATTGTAACCTGTAAG gtCTCTAGCATCAATTCACGCTTTGCCAAAGTGCACATCCTGTATGTAGGGTCCACACCACTTAAGAACTCTTTTCGAGGAACTATCCG caAGGAAGATGTCCGAGCTACTGAAAAAGACAAG GTAGAGATTTATAAGAGTTTCCGCCCAGGTGACATTGTCTTGGCCAAAGTG ATCTCCCTGGGTGACGCACAATCCAACTACCTCCTGACCACTGCCGAGAACGAGCTCGGGGTGGTGGTGGCCCACAGTGAATCGG GTGTCCAGATGGTTCCCATTAGTTGGTGTGAGATGCAGTGCCCTAAGACCCACACTAAAGAATTCCGGAAAGTGGCCCGAGTGCAGCCTGAATTCCTGCAGACCTAA
- the ZDHHC16 gene encoding palmitoyltransferase ZDHHC16 isoform X1: MRGQRSLLLGPARLCLRLLLLLGYRRRCPPLLRGLVQRWRYGKVCLRSLLYNSFGGSDTAVDAAFEPIYWLVDNVIRWCGVVFVVLVIVLTSSIVAIAYLCVLPLILRTYSVPRLCWHFFYSHWNLILIVFHYYQAITTPPGYPPQGRNDIATVSICKKCIYPKPARTHHCSICNRCVLKMDHHCPWLNNCVGHYNHRYFFSFCFFMTLGCVYCSYGSWDLFREAYAAIEKMKQLDKNKLQAVANQTYHQTPPPTFSFRERVTHKSLVYLWFLCSSVALALGALTIWHAVLISRGETSIERHINKKERRRLQAKGRVFRNHYNYGCLDNWKVFLGVDTGRHWLTRVLLPSSHLPHGNGMSWDPPPWVTAHSASVMAV; the protein is encoded by the exons ATGCGGGGCCAGCGGAGCCTGCTGCTGGGGCCCGCCCGCCTCTGCCTGCGCCTGCTTCTGCTCCTGGGCTACAGGCGCCGCTGCCCACCTCTGCTCCGGGGCCTGGTACAGCGCTGGCGCTATGGCAAGGTCTGCCTGCGCTCCCTGCTCTACAACTCCTTTGGGGGCAGTGACACCGCTGTCGATGCTGCCTTTGAGCCTATCTACTGGCTGGTGGACAACGTGATCCGCTGGTGTGGGGTG GTGTTCGTGGTGTTGGTGATTGTGCTGACCAGCTCCATCGTGGCCATTGCCTACCTGTGCGTCCTGCCTCTCATCCTCCGAACGTACTCAGTGCCACGGCTCTGCTGGCACTTCTTCTACAGCCACTGGAATCTGATCCTTATCGTCTTCCATTACTACCAGGCCATCACCACTCCACCTGGATACCCACCGCAG GGCAGGAATGACATTGCAACAGTCTCCATTTGTAAGAAGTGCATTTACCCCAAGCCAGCCCGAACACACCACTGCAGCATCTGCAATAG GTGTGTGCTGAAGATGGATCACCACTGCC CCTGGCTAAACAACTGTGTGGGCCACTATAACCATCGGtacttcttctctttctgctttttcatgACTCTGGGCTGTGTCTACTGCAGCTACGGAAGTTGGGACCTTTTCCGGGAAGCTTATGCTGCCATCGAG AAAATGAAACAGCTCGACAAGAACAAACTACAGGCGGTTGCCAACCAG acgTATCACCAGACCCCACCACCCACCTTCTCCTTCCGAGAAAGGGTGACTCACAAGAGTCTTGTCTACCTCTGGTTCCTGTGCAG TTCCGTAGCACTTGCCTTGGGTGCCCTAACTATATGGCATGCCGTTCTCATCAGTCGAGGTGAGACTAGTATCGAAAGGCACATCAACAAGAAGGAGAGACGTCGGCTGCAGGCCAAGGGCAGA GTTTTTAGGAATCATTACAACTATGGCTGCCTGGACAACTGGAAGGTTTTCCTGGGTGTGGATACAGGAAG